catcttgtgcattctaagatgcttttttctgctcaccatggttgtaaagattTGTTATTTGTATGACCATAGCcctcctgtcagctcaaaccagtctggcaatcgtcctctcatcaacaaggcatttctgcccacagaacttccactccctggatgtttttttttctgtgtaaactctagagactgaaaTCCCTAAAGATCAGGAGCTCTGACATAATCTGacagcccatctggcactaacTACTATGCcaaggtcaaagtcactgagatcacattttgccCCCATTCTGATacttgatgtgaacatttactgaagctcttgaccagtatctgcctgattttatgcattgcctTGCCGTTACATTATTAGAGAAAACTTACTTTTGCCTCGTCTACAGAATATGAGGGTGCGCACAGTGCAAGGCCAGGAGTATGTTTGCAAATCAGGAGCCAAATTCCGTGGAGGCATGGGACAGAAATTTCTTCTAGTCGATTGCCAAACAGTGTTTTTTGGATCATACAGGTAAGTTAGTAAATACTGTCATCCTAAAAAAtgacacactacatacacaattaataaagcTTAAATATGTCaagaataatgaatgaaacctgtggttacaaaatgaaaaaaaactgaGATTACTGACTGGAgactaaatatatacagtaaaacactaaacctATTTCACCCAGAAAATATTATGAAGACtgcattatcatttctgtttaatgttgtcTTTAACCGTTTAGTTTGAATAGCACATTAACAGCCTGTAGCCAATTGTAAATGTTGTAAGAATATTagttaaaatgtttagtgagTTGTGCTAAAACTGGTTTACTACATCTTGctaaataattgcatgaatttgCACAGAAAACAAGATCACACATAGAGATGGTTATTACATTAGCTAGGCACTACATGGAGACTATGGCAACCAGCAGAATACATAGTGATTGATCAACAGGCAGAGATTTAGGagggaaataaaaaatgtgaacagagtgcaatatttcatatttcttgtATTTCCTACATTCATTTTCCAGTGTACTAATCTGTAATTATCTAAAGTAATATGTGCATAAACTAGATCATTAAACTAGATATACATACACTCCAAAATGGTATCAGCTTGGCAACATcacttgcatttttttataaTCAGACTGCATTCAAATTTCTCATGTTGTCATGCCATTTATTCAAATTGAATTCAGTATTTTCAGGTTTTCCTTCAATATACAATCTTTAGGTTTGATTCGGTTTGTTTGAAATGTAAAGTATTTAAATAATCTTCTTACACTGTCTTTCACAGTCTCATGTGGTCCTGTGAAAAGATCCACCTGAATATGGTTCAAGTCATAACCGGTGGGTTAGTGGAGTCTTATGATGAGGAGTTCCGGACTCTTTACGCCCGCTCCAAAATTCCAGTTGAGCTCCAGTCTCAGGAAGTCTTGCCAGAACGAAGGATCAATGGCAAAACTGAGAATTACCTTGGCCATCCCATCAGACCCTTTCAAAGGAAGGATAATTTGAGGCATACACTTGACTCTGTGTATCGACAAACCTGTGAAAGACAAGCAGGCCTTAAGAGCACGATGGAAGAGCTTCATATGCCTCACCATAGTAGATTTCTTCAAGACGCATTGGAGTTCAACAAGCGGCACAGCTATGCAGGGGAGCAACGGGAGCTCTCACACATTATTCAGCACCCCAGGTATGGCGCCAGTAACTGGAATGTGGCAGAAGATATCAGGCGTTATGGGGGGAACTACTCTGCTGCTATGGAGAACCCCTATGAAAGCTCCAGATTAAACTTTCTGAACAGGAGTGCTAACTTGCGCCAGTCCTACCATGGTCATGATAAACAGGTTCTCTCAATGCAGCAAAACTTACCAAGTTTGGCAAATACCTCCAAATCTTTTTTGCGCACATGGAGGATAGAATCCTACCTCAATAACAATGACGCACCCATTGGAGAATCATATGATTATCTCGACCAATACGAGATGGAGAACAAACCTGTTCCTGCAATGCCCTCTCGTCTTAGGTCGTCACTGGTTTTTAGGTCCATCATCCCAGAGGATTCAGAACCTAACAGTTACACAAATGATTCCTTATCATCTGTACACCGTGAGGATCAATTTAGAATACAGCCAGGTGCAAAGTACTATTCCTCAACGCAGTGGAACCAAACAGATTTAATGGACAATCGAGTCCAACCTGATGACTTTATGTTAAAGAGACGGAGTATACAGGTCCCAGACCACTCAGGGAACAATTTAGGCTTTGGCTCAGGAAGAGATATAATATATGCCAGTCTTGGCAGAGCTAAAAGCCGATTTCAGGTTAAGGAGCATGAGGTCCTACAAGACAACTTGTACAAAAGGCATAGTGTAGCAGACCCTAGGCATAACACATATAATAGTAACAACAAAGAGACTTCTAGCCATATGTATGGACAGCTGTTGAGAAATCAAACAGATAAAGATCCAGTAGTTGCGAATTCGCAAAGTGGAGGGTATCCCCAAAACCTCAAAGAGGACCAGAGATCCATCTCACATTATGATGTCAAAAAGTGCGAAAGCAATGATGCGCAACGCGCTATTTGGCAAGAACCTCCCTCAAGAACCATGTCAGCAACAGTTCTAGAAGTGGAGGCCATCAACCAGAACAAACCCAATGTAATACCATCACCACGGTTCTTTAAAAATAGCaccaagaaaataaaatcactccTAAACATTCCAGAGAAGCGGGATAGCTCACCGAAAAGAAAGCACATTTCAAGCCTTAAAACAGATGGCAGCTCTGACACCATTATTTCTGATGACAATGAATATAAAGCACAGCAGGATGAGAAACAGCAGAGCTCCACAGCCATTTCTATGAAATCCACTGACAGCAGCATGTTGAAAAGGACAAATGGGAGGATCTCTGGAAACGAGCATCCTGCTGCTGTCTTGACCGGAGAATCATCTGCTCCTCGTTTTAGTACAGAGGAGCTCCACAGTGATGGGTCTGTGAGAACACCAGATCGGCTGTATTCCAAGAGTCAGGACAGTAGAAGAAATTTGGCACAGGGCACCACCAGTCAGTGGCAGCGAGAGCAAGTTGGAGTGAATAGGGTGTACAGCCGTTTTGAGCCTCTTTGTTCCTTTGAGACTAAACGTACCTCTTCAGGACAGGGCACCACTGCATCCTTAAAtaaaacagagagacaaagaagcTCTCTCGTTACAAGAGGAAATACAAGTACTGATCAGAGCAACCATATAGCTCAACACACGCATggtcatgaaaataaattaggACGTTTCATACAGAGGGTTGGAAATTTAATAACCAAGAATAAGTAACTCAAACGATACAGTATGTAGAAATAAGGGAAGAGCTGCTTTCTTGGACTTTTTAATTGGCACTTCGTTAAACAAATACTATCATTTGTTTTCAACTTTTGTCATTCAAAGCAGAGAGAATCCTATATGATCAATCTgctacattattacattaaaacaaTTCCATTAACTGCACTGCAGAAGAAAATAACTTACTTTAGTGATTATCTAACTTCACCTTTGTCTAATTTGAAAATGAGTGCAATATGTTACATTGGACTACTCGTAGCATTGGGATTGAAACATGTACAATATGTACCTTCTCCTGCATATGTTCCTGATTTTCAGGTCCAAAGACACAAGAGGATCCAGAACCcagtatttatgtatttctgtagcCATGACAATCAATTTGGAATACAATCAGATGCACAATACTACTCCTCAGTGGAATCAAGCAGAATTAGTCAATAGGCATGTTCAACCTGATCAGTTTATATTAAGCACACAACATATGCAGGTTCCACTCCACTCAGGAAGCAATTGATAATCCTTCAAGGACATCTGTTGATTCGACTGTTGTTACCTGAATTGTTTACATTTGTAATTAAAAGGTGTTTTTAGACAATGTTTTTACctcaaaatgtgcaaaatgttatAATACTTCTTCAGAATGTGGGCGGTGTTAACATAATGAAACTTCTGTCATGGGACATGTCAAGGGATTTATACCAAACAATGACCAATTTGTGAATAGGAAAACAAATTAAAGTTCATTGTGAGTTAAAACTGTGTGGTTTTGAGCATGCATAAGTTATGGCAAAATACTTTCCGCAATGCATGATATGTTTCTCAATATACTGTTTTGATAAGAATGTGCTAACAAACTAGCAGAGTCATATTATGAAAAAAGTTCAGGGAGAATTTGATttaacacttttacacacaactacattatttaacaaggaaaataCACTGATGAGTATGAAAACTGACTTTACATGATAGTGTACAATGAGTAACATGACGAAACCCACAATACTCAGAAAagtgtgttataatgttatatagtgtattatgaTGTTAATATTATAGCATCATATCATCCAGCCCTAAGCAATACTGTGATACAGTGATGATCAATTGTGTAGCAGATGAGATAACTGCTCCAACACAGGAGATGAGGTAACCCCTCCAACAAGCTTACAGTGATTCATTCTCATTCATAAAACTTTTTGCAATTTTGCAATGGTGGCATTTAACTGCATTCTTATGCAATGcatacttttttcctttttttttttaccaaaatattTACCAAATGTCCATTAAGCAAACATGTGCTTTTTTCGTATATATCGTGAGCACTAGGTGGTGC
This sequence is a window from Pangasianodon hypophthalmus isolate fPanHyp1 chromosome 3, fPanHyp1.pri, whole genome shotgun sequence. Protein-coding genes within it:
- the fam83b gene encoding protein FAM83B; its protein translation is MIQGPGIMESNLSMLSSLKEDFSTEDFILPHYKEAYRLAIDCLVSGGKQIYQEFIQAEKIASFLSEDEIDFITQNTEQLPVSEDIEEVESPRDEEASTGTYWPTHSDAAPPDLDLGWPEVMHNRLQTNIDLLYHPPRLNSPTIKEVLRKNIQEARQVIAIAMDVFTDVDIFKEVVDASIRGVPVYILLDHIHFKGFLTMTANLDIQIQRLRNMRVRTVQGQEYVCKSGAKFRGGMGQKFLLVDCQTVFFGSYSLMWSCEKIHLNMVQVITGGLVESYDEEFRTLYARSKIPVELQSQEVLPERRINGKTENYLGHPIRPFQRKDNLRHTLDSVYRQTCERQAGLKSTMEELHMPHHSRFLQDALEFNKRHSYAGEQRELSHIIQHPRYGASNWNVAEDIRRYGGNYSAAMENPYESSRLNFLNRSANLRQSYHGHDKQVLSMQQNLPSLANTSKSFLRTWRIESYLNNNDAPIGESYDYLDQYEMENKPVPAMPSRLRSSLVFRSIIPEDSEPNSYTNDSLSSVHREDQFRIQPGAKYYSSTQWNQTDLMDNRVQPDDFMLKRRSIQVPDHSGNNLGFGSGRDIIYASLGRAKSRFQVKEHEVLQDNLYKRHSVADPRHNTYNSNNKETSSHMYGQLLRNQTDKDPVVANSQSGGYPQNLKEDQRSISHYDVKKCESNDAQRAIWQEPPSRTMSATVLEVEAINQNKPNVIPSPRFFKNSTKKIKSLLNIPEKRDSSPKRKHISSLKTDGSSDTIISDDNEYKAQQDEKQQSSTAISMKSTDSSMLKRTNGRISGNEHPAAVLTGESSAPRFSTEELHSDGSVRTPDRLYSKSQDSRRNLAQGTTSQWQREQVGVNRVYSRFEPLCSFETKRTSSGQGTTASLNKTERQRSSLVTRGNTSTDQSNHIAQHTHGHENKLGRFIQRVGNLITKNK